TAATGTGGATGTTGCACTCTTTAAGGAGTCTCGACGGATGGGATTGGCGTGGTAACCAAGAACCACATCAGAGATTGGTTACGGGCTTGCCGTGAGCATGCTGACGAGGTTACCACCCTAGAATTAGCTGAAGCAGTGGCGCTACGGCGTGCGGTGGCTCACACCCATGATCAAGGATTTTTAAGGGCCGTTTTTCAGACAGACTGTTTGTCAGTTATTCAGAAAACCAATGCCTCGACAATTGATCGCTCGCCGGTGAGGCTCATCACTGCTGATATCAAGGAATTGGCATTCGTTCTTCTCGTTTGTTCGCTTTAGTCATGTAAATCGTTTGTCGAATGTCGCGGCACATATTCTAGCTAGATCTTCTAAGTTCTCTAGTGActctattttttatgtaaccccggATTGTATCCGGGAGGCACTCTCTCTTGATTATATTGACTAATAAAGCCTGATATTCCTAAAAAAGAAAACATGCAACTGCTAGGCAGTTTCCAGATAGCACGTCCACGTGTGCATGCGTGTGCAAATTAGCATGCAAGTACATATGAGTTGTGACCCCATCCGGCTAATAAATATCATAAACTGCCGGACACCATCATTTCTTTAACACACGTGAGGTTTGGATGCATGAACCTACATATGCATAAGCGTAGTTAGAATGCAAGGCAACAGGTTTGAAGCATGGTCATGCCCTTCGAACGCACCTCTACCCTGTAAAAAATCAATAAAATGGttggtactctctctctctctctctctctggctggGCACAAATTTGTGCCATTAAAAATTTGGCATGCTATGATCCTTCTATACGTAATTGTTGGTTGCATGTCTACGGAAATTTTCTAGCATTCCCTTCATAATTTTGCCGATATGGCCAACAAAGGGAATGGGTCAAGGAATCCTTGAATTATTTTTTGGCCAGCTAATTGTCTAACTGCAAGAAGAAAATGCTGCAGTTATTATTGCTCATTTTGAACCATACATGTTGTGTACGATGCATATAGCATTTATGCCACAACCAAATTTACAAAAGTTtcactttgaccaaatttatagaaaaatatatgaACATATATCTGTTGATAAATCTAATGGCATTGGTTAGGCATTGTAAGTGAATATAAAGTTTCTAATTTTAAAATATTGACTTATACCAAATTTTATATGCACTATAATTTGGTAAGGAGGGAGTATCGTCCTGTTGATTCTTCCCAATTTATATGGGAGATACAAACACAAAAGAGTCTACATCCAAGGTGAACACAGCCGAGGACGACAAAACTTGAAAACCCCCATTTCTGGGACAGAGTCAACAACTAAACAAGACCTGGTAGATGATTAAGTTCAtagagagataaaacaagtcaagaTACACAATCAATGTAGACCTCCATTATTTTCTTTTCAAGGAcagaacaatgatggaatactttGTCTTCTCCCTCGCAAGGTGTTCCGCGACATTGTACGCGAATTTATTGAAGAGTATGTCGAGCACAGATTCACCAAAATGACTTGTGAAAAGGGGCTCCATCACTGCCCTCAAACTCTTGGACACATTCATGCCGCTTCGGAGGGGGTCGTGCACTTCATTGCTTTCCGAGTTGTCGCGAGGATCCCAGTTGGATTCGAACAATTCGATGTGATTTATGTCGAATAGTCCACTTTGCTTGATCACCATCTTGACTTCGGTAAGTGATGGACCGTAAAAGGGTAGGTTAAAGGAGTTGAGTTTTCCCCTCTCTAGGAGGCCCTGTTGTGACAGTTGAATGTTTAATTTATTCGCAAAAAAAAGTTTAATTTTCTGTAATTATAAGAGTTGTGAAATAATTGTACTAAAGATATACTGGTGTGTACCTCTTCAACAAGATATTCCAAAGATTGTGCAATTAATCCATAGAGCTGGTTCATATCTCCATTGTAGACGTCCTCTGTTTTTCTCCCAAGAAATGTCAGTACCATTTGTCCGCCGAGCACCAGTTCTTCATATCGCAGCTTGAGGAACAACAACATATCCTTCTCAAAATGCTCCTGGTATAATTTAACTACAGATGGTGGTGTAGTCCTCGCAATATAAATGTTTTCTTTGTTTAGATACATTTCTCTCTTGGCCGCAAATCCATCCGGGAGCTACATGATTCAAACAATAGTTGTAGGACCTTGATGGTTAACAATAATGATAGACAGATAAACTGTGGCTTGCCAGTTTAGTACCTCAGATCGCCAATGAAGGCAATATGATGAGTGAAACAGATGAACGCTATGACGAGGAAAAAGCTTGGTGTAGAAGGAGCCCGGTAGCCCGGCAATATAAAAAGGTGGTAGCGCTTCTAGCTTATGAGTTATTGCAATTGACTCCTTGAACTGCTCAAGTGACTGGAACACACGGTTGAAGTCGTTTCCGGGTAGATCATTGAGGAAGACTTGGAGCTCCATGAGGTTGCCATGAAGCTTGTCATGGTTGCAGCATATTGCTTCGATCACGTTGGAGACAAAGATGAGTGTGTTTTCACCTGAAGAGCAGCCTAGGTCAACAACTATCATTGTTGGATGGAGCAAATCCATGCACACTTCTATCACCGCCTTTTCAAGCACCGGCTTAGTTTGAATCAAAGCTTTCTTCTGGTAAAAATGAACAAAAAGAAACTTTACCATTTAAGATTGATAGAAAGTGTAACCAGCTCTGGTGAGCCAGAAATGTCGATGCTAAGTACTATAAAGGAAACAAGGGCAGCATATTTGTTGTGAATTTTGGTCTTTGAAAAAGCGCTGTGAGTTATTTCTTCAAATTACCTGATGGGTAGAGTTCTTGACATAGCTGGTCTCTCCTTCTCCTTTGGCCATATGGAAATCGCTGTCCATCTTCATGGCCACCTAAAACTCTCGAGGAAGAATTTGTTTCGTTGGTATGCTCAACAACGAAAGTATATATATGCTAGCAGATGTGTTGCCAATAGCAGCAGCCCTGCTCAATATATAGGCGACTAGCTTGCACAAGAGGTTGGAGTTGTTTCTCAACTACTCCTACTACACATGGGTATacaatttatttattttgaaagagGAGAACATAGGTACATTGGTTGGTCCTTATTTTCTGCCAATGAACCTAGTATAGATGTCCTCCTTCACGTAACCTACAAAGTCTAGGGCAATGCTAGGTCATGTTTGGTATATAGTAGGAATGACAAAAGGGATAGTACAATTGAAAGTTAGCGCACAATATACATTTTTCAAAACGGAGACAAAAAGTTTACCCGTTTCATTAATCAAGGAGCGTTACAAGATTATAAACAGAAGAAAATTCTTGGCGCGAAGCCAAGGCGTTACACAATCCTACTCACCTGGCAAGATTATAACTCTAAAGAATTTGGCGTCGGACTTGGCCCAAATCCTCGCTTCAAGTTCAAACACATGCGTTTTAGAACCGGCGGCGAAGAGGATGTGTCCTTAAAACACGGTTTTCTTCATTCCAAGTCTCCCAAACCATGAGAGAGCATGACGATGGAAAAATAGCTTTGCGACGACCACCAACCTCCACATGATTGATACCCGCCATTCTTTGACCGTCTCCATCTGCAACCGGCAGACAACATTAGAAGAAGTGGATAGCCACCATTCTTTGACCGTTTCCATTTGCTACCAGCACACACACCAGTAGAATAGCTAACAGAATAGCTATAGGGATGTGCGCAATCTAGCGGTAGAGCACAATTACGAGTTTGGTACATATAGCAAAAGCAAACAAAACGCCCCCAGCAAAAAAAAGTGCGCAATCTAGCGGTAGAGCACAAGTACGAGTTTGGTACATATAGCAAAAGCAAACAAAACGCCCccagcaaaaaataaaaaataaaaaaacgcaaTCCAAGTTTAGCCATATAGAACGTAAAGGCGTCTCAACTCGTAAATTTTTTCCGGCATCCGTCTACGCACAAGGGGCAAATTTGTGGACCCTGATGCCGGAGGCCGCCATCCAAGCTGCACGCATACATTTTAACAACAACTCgaactaagagcaactccaacagggcgacccatttcgtccgtccATGTCGGTTTGGGTCACCGCGGACAGAAAaatcggcccaacgcgccgacccaaacggacgcgtgcCCACTTTTCGTCCGCCTGCCTACCCATTTCCGGTACAATTTTAAGCttcatttgcgtcggcgcggacaaaaaAACGGACGCGCGCGGCACCCGCCTACTCCCCCTGGCCCGCtagtcggtggcacattggccatCCTTCCCCACCCCCCATATCGACAGCAAACCCtcgcccgcctccgcctccgccgcatcGTCGCCGCCGCCCATTTGCCGGTGCCTCTGGCAGCAGCCGGTGCCGACACACCTCCCCCAACGTCGCCACCTCGCCGCCACCACCGTCTCGCCGCCGGGCCACCGAAGCTTCCCACCCCCACCTCCCGATGTTGCCGCCGTGAGCAGCAAGTCGCCTGGCCGCCCCGGCCAGCTCCTTCGTCCAGACGCTGGCACGCTCGTCGGGCGTCTCTAGGCCAGCCGCCTAGTCCGAGGGAGGCGCGCCTCTTTGCCGGCCAGCTCCTTCGAcgacgcccgcaagctgttcgacagtttgccaaggtacaaaatggactccaccgacgagttctttttccataatttcctttgcgactccgacgattcctcgtccgatgaggaggaggagatctTGGTtgtcgtgttggtccatcaccaccttaaTAGCCAGTGGCCGTTGTTCCATGGCTCGATTCTGGGACACCTTTTGGCATTGAATCGCAACCGAGAAAGTggccatttccttctttggaaggactactttggcACGACCAACCTGCTGTTCAAACATCGGAAATTTCGGCGATGTTTCCGTATGGCTAGGCATGTTTTtaaccgtattagagagggagtgGTCGGATACGATaactatttcgagtgcaaagaggacgCCCTTGGAAAGATTGGCTTCCCATCTTATCAGAAATGCATTGCAGCCATccagatgcttgcatacggagtgcccggtgatctcattgatgagtTCGTCCGTATGAGCTTGTCCACATCCCTAGACTCCATGTACAAGTTCTACAAGGCTATGATTGCTGTGttcggccctgagtacttgagagagctgaCTCCTCAAGATACAACACGCTTattggcgatgaatgccagcagtGGCTTCCCATGGATGCTTGGCAATATAGACTGCATGCACTAGGAGGGGAAGAACTACCCTTCTTGACAAGGGCAGTATCagggccatgtcagggcttgcactgtcacaCTTCAGGCCACGGGTGAATGTTACCATCAACGGCCATaactacgacaaaggatactacctaggtgacggtatctatcctcaatgGACCACTACtgtgaagacaatccccaaccccgtcggagagaagaggaaaacatttgtccaagagcaagagagtgctaggaaggatgtcgggCGTGCCTTTgatgttttgcaatctcgatgtgGCATCATTCGGTATCCTGCTAGGACTTGAAGCACCAAGAAgctatgggaggtgatgactgcttgtgtgatcgtgCACAATGTGATCGTAGAAGATGAGCgcctgagcatggaggagcggcaaCGTTTGAACAGTTCACCAAATTTCATCATGAAATACATGATTGGGAAACTCACATGTAGattcaaaatgatttggttgagcataagtGGGCTCATGGCAACCAATAAATGTATCTTTTTATTCAAACTATGTGAGACAATTTAATTTTTATTCGGCTTGTAGAACTATGCtttatttggttgtgaaactatgCTATATTTGGTTATGAAACTATATGTTTGCTTGTAAAATAATGTAAAATGTGTGCATATTTGTTGAAAAAGGGCCGCCAGCCAGCCACGCCGGCAaatatgggtcggcgcgttgggcgcactgccgacccaaatcaACAAGAAGGCGGACACCGagtgggcggccgacccaaacggacaaaaagcagaCAAAAAAGTcgtccatttgggtcggcgcgttggagttgctctaactagATAAAATTCATTCAAACACAATGGAATTCATTCAGGTTTGGTTGTAATTTACATAAAAAGTTGATATTTTGACTGTTTACCAAAAAACTAGGGGAAAAAACCTAAACCCTATACCAGACGACCACCTCTACGCTTGGCCGGCCTGCCATACGGCACAGCCGTTGCAGTCAGTGTCGTCGTCATCATCGATCCTCCAGCGGCGGAATGGTGTCGGAGGGTCGTGACAGCCTTGTATGGCGGTTGCCTACCACTCGCGGAGGAGCCGCTCTGCCTCCTGCTGCGCAGTGTGGAGTGTCGCTGCAGCCATTCCCGACGTTGCCTTCAGAGccctggcagtggccttgccgcgACCAGCATTGGAGGAGCAGTCACTAAGCGATCACTCCTCGCTGATCCTGTCGAGCTCTCCGTCAAGGCAGTAGCGGCTCCTGGCAGTCATCTCCACGATGGTCACGGAGCGGTCGAGCTCCCACGCGGTGGTCAGGTCAGGGTTGTTGTGGACCCAATCCGACGTCACACCGCTCTTGGCGAACGCGGAGCGCCGACCGACATTGTGCCGGACGTACCTCGCCAGCTGCCTTGCCGCACGGTCCGCCTTGGATACGATGGCCCTTGAGCCCAAGGCACCGCCGTAACCGTCTCATTCGAGGTAGTGCAGGAGACGACCCTGCGCCTTCTTGATCGCAGGCGGTAGCTCCTCTTTGACGGCAGGGCGGTGACAACGCGGCGGCGACGAGGGTGCGTCCATGCGCCCGTCTCGGCTGCACGTGCGGCTCGTCCTTGACCCGATGTCCGATCTGGATGATGTAGTGGTGCGGGGGGTGACGACGGCTCCTCCTTTGACGCGGCACCCGATCTAGACGTCGCGGTTGCGCTAGGGCGAGGCCGGCTCATCCTTGACCAGCCGGAGTGGGGACGTCGGCTGGCACTTCATGTAGTGGCGTGGCGGGGACGACGACTGCTGCTTGACGCGCGCCAGCGGTGGTGGCAACATGCCCATGTGATCTCAATCTGATGAACAAAATCTTCGTCTATCATAGTGGCCTCCTTGAGGAGTCAGACGGCTGTATGGCAGCTGCTACGACATCGGGTCTTCCTTGTCACCGAAGGTTATGAAGATCTCCTCGTAGGCAGAGGAGACGGCCGCCCTTGACGCTGAATGGCCCGGAGAGCATGGGCGGCGGCGCCAAGAAACACCGGACAATGAGCTTCCACCGACTCCGCCGGTCGGCATGGAGCACCATGACTTCGGCATCGCCGCCGCTGGGCTCGGAGAGGAAGAGGGGTTCGGGCACAGAGGCGGGGTGGGGAGGGGGAGATGCTCGGGGAGGGGGTGCGCCTCCATGCATCGCCGACGCACGACTTAAATAGTCGCGGCCAGGCGAGGCAAAGGGGCGGCCAACCCGCTTCAATGCAGCACAGCGGCCGGAGTTGGATCGTCGGGACGTGACGTCTGCATTGCACCGACGATGCCCGGGAGGTCATGTCCGCCAACACCGCCCTCCCGTATGGCCAAATCGCGGCATTAATGTCGGCCGCTGCATGCTCTAGACCTGCATGAATGTGGCGTGGCAAGTGGAGCGGGCATTCGATGGAAAGCACGAAAGAGGCAGGTGGGAGATTTTTGTTGGGCCAGGCCGGTCAGACGCGGGCTTGGGATCAGTCCAGATGCGCGCGAAGCCCCCCCCCCATGTTTTTCTCTAGTTTGTGAGAGAAAGTACTTCCAAACCGTCCCACGGGCCGATACACGCCTGCGTTGGATGGTACAACACGTCCAAACCGCGTGGTCCGAACATATGCGGGCGGTTTGAGGGTTGGTGTTGGAgattgatacgttcattttgcatcatgcttttatattgatatttattgcattatgggctgttattaaacattatatcacaatacttatgcctattctatcttattttataaggtttacatgaagagggagaaggccggcagttgggattctggaaTAGAAAagcagcaaatattagagacctattctgcacaactccaaaattcctaaaacttcacggagcttatttcaggaatatataaaaaatattgggtgaagaaagtaccagaggggggccaccagccagccacaagggtggagggcgcaccctaccccctgggcgcgccccccgaccttgtgggcccctggctggcctccggtgcccatctttggctatatggtgtgttttgacctgaaaaaaaatcaagaggaagctttcaggacgaagcgctgccgtctcaaggcggaacctgagcagaaccaatctagggctccgacggagctgttctgccgaggaaacatccctccgggagggggaaatcgtcgccatcgtcatcaccatcgatcctctcatcgagagggggtcaatctccatcaacatcttcaccagcaccatatcctctcaaatcctagttcatctcttgtattcgatctgggtcccaaaacctcagattggtacctgtgtgttgctaatagtgttgattactccttgtagttgatgctagttagtttatccgGTGGaatattatattttcagatccttaatgataattaatactcctctaattatgattatgaatatgctttatgagtagttatgtttgttcctaaggacatgggagaagtcttgttataagtaatcatgtgaatttggtattcgttcgatattttgatgagatgtatgttgtctctcctctagtggtgttatgtgaacgtcgactacatgacacttcaccattatttgggcctaggggaaggcattgggaagtaataattagatgatgtgttgctagagttacagaagcttaaaccctagtttattcgttgcttcgtaaggggctgatttggatccatatgtttcatgttatggttaggtttaccttaatacttctttcgtagttgtggatgcttgagagaggggttaatcataagtgggaggcttgtccaaggaagggcagcatccaagcactggtccacccacatatcaaattatcaaagtaccgaacgtgaatcatatgagcatgatgaaaactagcttgacaacaattcccatgtgtcctccggagcgctttgctttatataagagtttgtccaggcttgtcctttgctacaaaaaggattggccaccttactgcaccttatttactttattacttgttacccattacgatttatcttatcacaaaactatctgttactgataatttcagtgcttgtagagaataccttgctgaaaaccacttgtcatttccttctgctcctcgttgggttcgacactcttacttatcaaaaggactacgattgatcccctatacttgtgggtcatcaagactcttttctggcgccgttgccggggagtgaagcgcctttggtaagtggaatttggtaaggaaacatttatatagtgtgctgaaatatactgtcacttgttactatggaaaataatcctttgaggggtttgttcggggtatcttcatctcgaccggaaccacaattagttgctcctcaacctactgcacctactgaaaatatttattatgaaattcctttgggtgtgatagtgaaactgctagctaatccttatgcaggagatgaaacattacatcccgatatgcacctaatctatgtggatgaagtttgtgtattatttaagcttgcaggtatgcccgaggatgttgtcaacaagaaggtcttccctttatctttgaagggaaaggaattgacatggtataggctattggatgatattggatcatggaactacaaacgattgaaattggaatttcatcagaagttttatcatatgcatctagttcatcatgatcggaattatacatataatttttggcctcgtgaaggagaaagtattgctcaagcttgggggagacttaagtcaatgttgcattcatgccccaatcatgagctctcaagagaaattattattcaaaacttttatgctcggctttctcataatgatcgatccatgctcgatacttcttgtactggttcctatatgaagaaggatattgaattcaaatgggatttattggaaagaattaaacgcaactctgaagattgggatctcgaaaaaggtaaagagtcaggtataaaccttaagtttgattgtgttaaatcttttatggatactgatgattttcgtgattttagcactaaatatggacttgactctgagatagtagcttctttttgtgaatcttttgctactcatgttgatctccctaaggataagtggtttaaatatctccacagttgaagttaaagtagttgaacctattaaatttgaagaagaaactattacttacagtgttgatcatattgttcctactCCTTATACTgagaaccaccttttcctgttagaataaaggatcatgctaaagcttcaactgtggttaacaaaagtaatattagagcgcccaaaccctctgaacaaattaaagttgaacctagtatttctatggttaaagatctcttggttgataatattgacgggcatgttatttatttctatgatgaagctgctagaattgctaaacccgatacgaaagataaacatagacctgttgttggcatgcctgttggttctgttaaaataggagatcattgttatcatggcttatgtgatgtcggtgctagtgtgagtgcaattccttataccttacataaagaaattatgaatgatattgcacctgatgagatagaagatattgatgttactattaagcttcctAATAAatttactatatcaccaa
This portion of the Triticum dicoccoides isolate Atlit2015 ecotype Zavitan chromosome 7A, WEW_v2.0, whole genome shotgun sequence genome encodes:
- the LOC119333685 gene encoding anthranilate O-methyltransferase 3-like; protein product: MKMDSDFHMAKGEGETSYVKNSTHQKKALIQTKPVLEKAVIEVCMDLLHPTMIVVDLGCSSGENTLIFVSNVIEAICCNHDKLHGNLMELQVFLNDLPGNDFNRVFQSLEQFKESIAITHKLEALPPFYIAGLPGSFYTKLFPRHSVHLFHSSYCLHWRSELPDGFAAKREMYLNKENIYIARTTPPSVVKLYQEHFEKDMLLFLKLRYEELVLGGQMVLTFLGRKTEDVYNGDMNQLYGLIAQSLEYLVEEGLLERGKLNSFNLPFYGPSLTEVKMVIKQSGLFDINHIELFESNWDPRDNSESNEVHDPLRSGMNVSKSLRAVMEPLFTSHFGESVLDILFNKFAYNVAEHLAREKTKYSIIVLSLKRK